A part of Mesoplodon densirostris isolate mMesDen1 chromosome 10, mMesDen1 primary haplotype, whole genome shotgun sequence genomic DNA contains:
- the LOC132497074 gene encoding large ribosomal subunit protein uL30-like, with translation MEAAKEKKKKVPAVPETLKKKRKNFAELKIKHLRKKFAQKMLRKARRKLIYEKAKHYHKEYRQMYRTEIRMARMARKAGNFYVPAEPKLAFVIRIRGINGVSPKVRKVLQLLRLRQIFNGTFVKLNKASINMLRIVEPYIAWGYPNLKSVNELIYKRGYGKINKKRIALTDNVLIARSLGKYGIICMEDLIHEIYTVGKRFKEANNFLWPFKLSSPRGGMKKKTTHFVEGGDAGNREDQINRLIRRMN, from the coding sequence ATGGAGGCTgctaaggagaagaaaaaaaaggttccTGCTGTGCCAGAAACCCTTAAGAAAAAGCGAAAGAATTTCGCAGAGCTTAAGATCAAGCACCTGAGAAAGAAATTTGCCCAGAAGATGCTTCGAAAGGCAAGGAGGAAGCTTATCTATGAAAAAGCTAAGCACTATCACAAGGAATACCGGCAGATGTACAGAACGGAAATTCGAATGGCTAGGATGGCAAGAAAAGCTGGCAACTTCTACGTACCCGCAGAACCCAAACTGGCATTTGTCATCAGGATCAGAGGTATCAATGGTGTGAGCCCAAAGGTTCGAAAGGTGTTGCAGCTTCTTCGCCTCCGTCAGATTTTCAATGGCACCTTTGTGAAGCTCAACAAGGCCTCAATTAACATGCTGAGAATTGTGGAACCATACATTGCATGGGGGTACCCAAACCTGAAGTCAGTAAATGAATTGATCTACAAGCGTGGTTATGGCAAAATCAACAAGAAGCGAATTGCCCTGACAGATAACGTGTTGATTGCTCGATCTCTTGGCAAATACGGTATTATCTGCATGGAGGATCTGATTCATGAGATCTATACTGTTGGAAAACGTTTCAAAGAAGCAAACAACTTCCTGTGGCCCTTCAAATTGTCTTCTCCACGAGGTGGAATGAAGAAAAAGACCACCCATTTTGTAGAAGGTGGAGATGCTGGCAACAGGGAAGACCAGATCAACAGACTTATAAGAAGGATGAACTAA